Proteins encoded by one window of Pseudomonas sp. PSKL.D1:
- a CDS encoding endonuclease, producing MMKLLYAFALSIAAIPAAFASPPATFTEAKVVAKQKIYQDQASSAMGELYCGCKWTWVGKSGGRVDPKSCGYETRKLQTRAERTEWEHIVPAWTFGHQRQCWQNGGREQCVDADPTFRAMEANLFNLYPSVGEVNGDRSNFNYGMVSGVSPQYGQCTTKVDFQQKTAEPRNEVKGLVARTTFYMFDRYKLNMSRQQQQVLMAWDKQYPVSAWEKQRDQRIAAIMGHHNPFVTGERKWTLGYAPQGAGAVASNVPVKTVPKPTLASAVEGGSVIGNRNSHVYHLASGCPGYAQVAQKNQVAFGTEAEALAAGYRKAGNCK from the coding sequence ATGATGAAATTGCTTTACGCCTTCGCCCTCTCCATTGCCGCCATCCCTGCCGCTTTTGCCTCACCTCCCGCGACCTTTACCGAAGCCAAAGTCGTTGCCAAGCAGAAGATCTACCAAGACCAGGCCAGCAGCGCCATGGGCGAGCTTTACTGTGGCTGCAAGTGGACGTGGGTGGGCAAATCCGGCGGGCGCGTCGACCCGAAATCCTGCGGTTATGAAACCCGCAAGCTGCAAACCCGCGCCGAGCGCACGGAGTGGGAACACATCGTGCCGGCCTGGACCTTCGGGCACCAACGCCAGTGCTGGCAGAACGGCGGCCGCGAGCAGTGCGTGGATGCCGACCCGACCTTCCGCGCCATGGAGGCCAACCTGTTCAATCTTTACCCTTCCGTGGGTGAAGTGAACGGCGACCGCAGCAATTTCAATTACGGCATGGTGTCGGGTGTTTCGCCGCAGTATGGCCAATGCACCACAAAGGTCGATTTCCAGCAGAAGACGGCAGAGCCACGCAATGAAGTGAAAGGCCTGGTCGCGCGCACCACCTTCTACATGTTCGATCGCTACAAGCTCAACATGTCGCGCCAGCAGCAACAGGTGCTGATGGCCTGGGACAAGCAGTACCCCGTGTCGGCGTGGGAGAAGCAACGTGACCAGCGTATTGCCGCGATCATGGGGCACCACAACCCGTTCGTAACAGGCGAGCGCAAATGGACGCTGGGGTATGCACCGCAGGGCGCTGGTGCCGTGGCATCGAATGTGCCAGTTAAAACCGTACCCAAGCCAACGCTGGCCAGTGCCGTGGAAGGCGGGTCGGTAATTGGCAACCGCAACAGCCATGTCTATCACCTGGCCAGCGGGTGCCCGGGGTATGCACAGGTGGCGCAGAAGAATCAGGTGGCGTTTGGCACTGAAGCTGAAGCGTTGGCTGCGGGGTATCGCAAAGCGGGGAATTGCAAGTAG
- a CDS encoding sensor domain-containing diguanylate cyclase: protein MQIAPSPLNEAARLCFLESLNILDTPAEETFDRITRLASALLDVPMALVSLVDMNRQWFKSRQGVDVTHTSRDVAFCAHALHVEDALVIPDARNDARFEDNPLVVGGPCIRFYAGIPLRFAGELTVGTLCVLDTRPRHISDAELAHLRDLARMVEDEMLHRSLAIDSEAVPGAQHSALLSSEARFQRVFDNSLISKAIVGLDGRILEPNREFCQLLGQGRELLVLTHLQQLVDANDAQNLATAWQQVIEGAMESMVVELKLITQAGARWCELSLSALRNEYGDAEQMVVFARDISERKRRQLQLQRYQATLEQQVAERTDELARSQETLQAIADNLPVLIAHIGNDLEYRFNNAVYRQIFGMEPTLLKGRKVADVLPDDVYQQLLPCFLKALAGERVEADNVRYSFDDPRVWHASYVPDIRNGKVEGFFVMSLDVTERKRKEKTLLDQALLDPLTGLPNRAALHQELTLTLHERAPFALFFIDLDGFKQVNDKHGHEAGDLVLQAAAGRMLAVMRADDTVARLAGDEFVVIAQSVANQASAKDIARKLCEVLSAPVDIGGGQVTVGASIGVYVNHAGHEAPSAEEALARADKAMYEAKRNGRNQFSVVPD, encoded by the coding sequence ATGCAGATCGCCCCGTCACCCCTCAATGAAGCGGCCAGGCTGTGTTTTCTCGAGAGCCTGAATATTCTCGATACGCCTGCCGAAGAAACGTTCGACCGCATCACCCGCCTGGCCAGCGCCTTGCTCGATGTGCCCATGGCACTGGTTTCGCTGGTGGACATGAACCGTCAGTGGTTCAAGTCGCGCCAGGGGGTGGATGTGACCCACACCTCGCGGGATGTCGCATTCTGTGCCCATGCGCTGCATGTGGAGGATGCGCTGGTTATCCCGGATGCCCGTAACGATGCGCGCTTCGAAGATAACCCGTTGGTGGTCGGCGGGCCTTGCATACGCTTTTATGCCGGCATTCCGCTACGTTTTGCCGGCGAGCTGACCGTGGGCACGCTGTGCGTGCTGGACACCCGGCCCAGGCACATTTCGGATGCCGAACTGGCCCATCTGCGGGACCTGGCCAGGATGGTGGAGGATGAAATGCTTCACCGCAGCCTGGCCATCGATTCCGAAGCGGTGCCGGGTGCGCAGCACAGTGCGTTGCTGTCTTCGGAGGCGCGCTTCCAGCGGGTGTTCGACAACAGCCTGATCAGCAAGGCGATTGTCGGCCTGGACGGGCGCATACTCGAGCCCAACCGCGAGTTTTGCCAACTGCTGGGGCAGGGGCGCGAACTGCTGGTATTGACCCATTTGCAGCAACTGGTGGATGCCAACGACGCTCAAAACCTAGCAACCGCCTGGCAGCAGGTTATCGAAGGCGCGATGGAGTCGATGGTCGTAGAGCTCAAGCTCATCACTCAGGCCGGTGCGCGCTGGTGTGAGCTGAGCCTGTCGGCCCTGCGCAATGAGTACGGTGATGCCGAGCAGATGGTGGTGTTTGCCCGCGATATCAGTGAGCGCAAACGCCGGCAACTGCAGTTGCAACGTTACCAGGCTACGTTGGAGCAACAGGTGGCCGAGCGCACTGATGAGCTCGCACGCAGCCAGGAAACGCTGCAGGCCATCGCCGACAACCTGCCCGTGTTGATTGCGCACATCGGCAATGATCTGGAGTATCGGTTCAACAATGCGGTGTACCGGCAGATTTTCGGCATGGAGCCGACCCTGCTGAAAGGGCGCAAGGTGGCCGACGTACTGCCTGACGATGTGTACCAGCAATTGCTTCCATGCTTCCTCAAAGCCTTGGCGGGTGAGCGAGTGGAAGCCGACAACGTGCGTTACAGCTTCGATGACCCAAGGGTGTGGCATGCGTCCTACGTGCCGGATATCCGCAATGGCAAGGTTGAGGGCTTTTTCGTCATGTCGCTGGACGTGACCGAGCGCAAGCGCAAGGAAAAGACCCTGCTCGACCAGGCCCTGCTCGACCCCCTGACCGGCTTGCCCAACCGCGCGGCGCTGCATCAGGAATTGACGCTGACCCTTCACGAGCGGGCGCCGTTCGCGCTGTTCTTCATCGACCTGGACGGCTTCAAGCAGGTCAATGACAAGCACGGCCACGAGGCCGGCGACCTGGTGCTGCAGGCTGCGGCGGGGCGGATGCTTGCGGTGATGCGCGCCGATGACACGGTGGCCAGGCTGGCCGGCGACGAGTTCGTGGTGATCGCCCAGTCAGTGGCCAACCAGGCGTCTGCCAAAGACATCGCGCGCAAGCTGTGCGAAGTGCTGTCAGCACCGGTTGACATCGGCGGCGGGCAAGTCACCGTAGGTGCCAGCATCGGTGTCTACGTCAACCACGCCGGGCATGAGGCCCCCTCTGCGGAGGAAGCCCTTGCCCGTGCCGACAAGGCGATGTACGAGGCCAAGCGCAACGGCCGCAATCAATTCAGCGTGGTGCCGGACTGA
- a CDS encoding AzlD domain-containing protein yields the protein MSDSAQWITFLLIGAGTFAIRLSFIEFYGALRIPPLLRRALVYVPASVLAALVLPAVVFADKQPAIDWSNPQIPAAIVAGLVAWRTRSTLLTLAAGMGALWLLKYCGL from the coding sequence GTGAGCGACTCGGCCCAGTGGATCACTTTCCTGCTGATTGGTGCAGGCACCTTTGCCATTCGCCTTTCCTTCATCGAGTTCTATGGCGCGCTGCGCATTCCGCCACTGCTCAGGCGTGCACTGGTTTACGTACCGGCCAGCGTGCTGGCCGCACTGGTATTGCCGGCCGTGGTGTTTGCAGACAAGCAACCGGCCATTGACTGGAGCAACCCGCAAATCCCGGCAGCGATTGTTGCCGGGTTGGTGGCGTGGCGCACGCGCAGCACCCTGCTGACCTTGGCGGCCGGCATGGGTGCGTTGTGGCTGCTCAAGTACTGCGGCCTGTAG
- a CDS encoding AzlC family ABC transporter permease yields the protein MQYRNGLHAFADGARAVLPLTTGVLPFGLITGVTAIGMGLSPLEAMGMTLLFYSGSAQMAVMQLMQNGALPVTMVVTALVINLRFLMYSAALAPHLSDQPRRRTWPMSYMLADQCFALFSLKFGAQGPGPFAFAYFAGTAVVMWLGWNLSVLAGVLLGAGIPESWSLGFAIPLSFLALLVPSIRNPATLGAAIVGGALAVLAHDLPYNLGLLVASVGGVSTGLVIETLRKPAPVATSNDAEAEAP from the coding sequence ATGCAATATCGAAACGGGCTGCACGCGTTCGCGGACGGTGCCCGTGCTGTACTCCCATTAACCACCGGTGTGCTGCCGTTCGGCTTGATTACCGGCGTGACGGCCATCGGCATGGGCCTGTCGCCACTGGAGGCCATGGGCATGACCCTGCTGTTCTACTCCGGTTCAGCGCAGATGGCTGTGATGCAACTGATGCAGAACGGCGCCCTGCCGGTGACCATGGTGGTCACGGCGCTGGTCATCAACCTGCGCTTTCTGATGTACAGCGCCGCACTGGCGCCGCACCTGAGCGATCAACCGAGGCGCCGCACCTGGCCCATGTCGTACATGCTGGCAGACCAGTGCTTTGCCTTGTTCAGCCTGAAGTTCGGCGCACAGGGGCCAGGGCCGTTCGCGTTTGCCTACTTTGCCGGCACAGCGGTGGTGATGTGGCTCGGCTGGAACCTGTCGGTGCTCGCGGGTGTGCTGCTGGGCGCAGGCATTCCGGAATCCTGGTCGCTGGGTTTTGCCATCCCGCTGTCATTCCTGGCCTTGCTGGTGCCCAGCATTCGCAACCCCGCAACGCTGGGCGCCGCGATTGTCGGTGGCGCCCTCGCAGTGCTGGCTCACGATTTGCCCTACAACCTGGGTTTGCTGGTCGCCTCGGTGGGAGGTGTCAGCACCGGCCTGGTAATTGAAACCCTGCGCAAGCCTGCACCTGTTGCCACCAGCAACGATGCTGAAGCGGAGGCCCCGTGA
- a CDS encoding LysR family transcriptional regulator produces the protein MFLDAPSRHTLQLNALRAFEASARLGGFARAANELKVTPGAIAALIKTLETQYGAALFERHAKGVRLTPLGESVKDRFTEAFDAVEDAARQLRRLAAPQRVHIVTSPALAQLWIGPRLPQLTEMLSPIEISVTAVDEPPNLKRSPFDLCLYYTEKLERGQHALAQEEVLPVCIPSLAQQISVAEDLANARCIQDVVWRDWEVWAGEAMPGQRFTARGPGFSLYSIAVQQALLGAGVLIGRKSLVQPYLDSGELVAPIANPVPLGVTIAAWRLPGASGNQKVAAVEAALMKLA, from the coding sequence ATGTTTCTTGACGCACCCTCACGGCATACTTTGCAACTCAACGCCCTTCGCGCATTCGAGGCGTCGGCGCGCCTCGGTGGCTTTGCAAGGGCCGCGAATGAGCTCAAGGTGACCCCCGGCGCGATTGCCGCACTGATCAAGACACTGGAAACCCAGTACGGCGCTGCCCTGTTCGAGCGGCACGCCAAAGGCGTGCGGCTTACGCCGTTGGGCGAAAGTGTGAAGGATCGGTTCACCGAGGCGTTTGATGCCGTTGAGGACGCTGCACGTCAGCTGCGCAGGCTGGCCGCGCCTCAGCGCGTGCATATCGTCACTTCCCCCGCCCTGGCGCAGTTGTGGATCGGGCCGCGCTTGCCACAGCTGACCGAGATGCTGTCGCCCATCGAAATCTCGGTAACGGCAGTGGATGAGCCGCCCAACCTCAAACGCAGCCCGTTCGACCTGTGCCTGTACTACACCGAAAAGCTGGAGCGAGGGCAGCACGCATTGGCACAGGAAGAAGTGCTCCCGGTGTGTATTCCGTCGCTGGCACAGCAGATAAGCGTGGCCGAAGACCTTGCCAATGCGCGCTGCATCCAGGATGTGGTGTGGCGAGACTGGGAGGTATGGGCGGGGGAGGCCATGCCAGGTCAGCGCTTCACCGCACGTGGCCCCGGCTTCTCGCTGTATTCGATTGCCGTGCAACAGGCATTGCTGGGCGCGGGCGTGCTGATTGGGCGCAAGAGCCTGGTGCAGCCTTATCTGGACAGCGGTGAACTGGTCGCACCGATCGCAAACCCGGTGCCGTTGGGGGTGACGATCGCTGCCTGGCGGTTACCCGGTGCAAGCGGCAATCAGAAAGTGGCGGCGGTGGAGGCTGCGTTGATGAAACTGGCATGA
- the lpdA gene encoding dihydrolipoyl dehydrogenase, whose product MQQTIDTTLLIIGGGPGGYVAAIRAGQLGIPTVLVEGQALGGTCLNIGCIPSKALIHVAEQFHQTTRFAGESALGIRVDAPRLDIGQSVAWKDGIVDRLTTGVAALMKKHGVKVIHGWAKILDGKHVEVDGQRIQCEHLLLATGSSSVELPMLPLGGPVISSTEALAPKALPRHLVVVGGGYIGLELGIAYRKLGAQVSVVEARERILPTYDSELTAPVAESLKKLGIALHLGHSVEGFDNGCLLARDGQGGQLRLEADQVLVAVGRRPRTQGFNLECLDLKMNGAAIDIDERCQTSMRNVWAIGDVAGEPMLAHRAMAQGEMVAEIIAGKARRFEPAAIAAVCFTDPEVVVVGKTPEQASQQGLDCIVAQFPFAANGRAMSLESKSGFVRVVARRDNHLIVGWQAVGVAVSELSTAFAQSLEMGARLEDVAGTIHAHPTLGEAVQEAALRALGHALHI is encoded by the coding sequence ATGCAACAGACTATCGATACCACGCTGCTGATCATCGGCGGCGGCCCCGGCGGCTACGTGGCCGCCATCCGCGCCGGGCAACTGGGCATCCCCACCGTGCTGGTGGAAGGCCAGGCCCTGGGCGGCACCTGCCTTAACATCGGCTGCATTCCGTCCAAGGCGTTGATCCATGTGGCCGAGCAGTTTCACCAGACCACGCGCTTTGCCGGCGAGTCGGCGCTGGGCATCCGTGTGGATGCGCCACGCCTGGACATCGGCCAGAGCGTGGCCTGGAAAGACGGCATTGTCGACCGCCTGACAACCGGGGTGGCGGCGCTGATGAAAAAGCACGGCGTCAAAGTCATTCATGGTTGGGCAAAAATTCTCGACGGCAAGCACGTCGAGGTGGATGGCCAACGCATCCAGTGCGAGCACCTGTTACTGGCCACTGGCTCCAGCAGCGTCGAATTGCCGATGCTGCCGCTGGGCGGGCCGGTGATTTCGTCCACCGAAGCCTTGGCGCCCAAAGCCCTGCCCCGCCATTTGGTGGTAGTGGGCGGCGGTTACATCGGGCTGGAACTGGGCATTGCCTATCGCAAGCTGGGGGCACAGGTCAGTGTGGTGGAGGCACGCGAGCGCATCCTGCCGACCTACGACAGCGAACTGACCGCGCCAGTGGCCGAGTCGCTGAAAAAGCTCGGCATCGCGTTGCACCTGGGCCACAGCGTCGAAGGCTTTGACAACGGTTGCCTGCTGGCCCGCGATGGCCAGGGCGGGCAGTTGCGCCTGGAGGCTGACCAGGTACTGGTAGCGGTGGGCCGCAGGCCACGCACGCAGGGCTTCAACCTGGAATGCCTGGACCTGAAGATGAACGGTGCCGCCATCGACATCGACGAACGCTGCCAGACCAGCATGCGCAACGTCTGGGCGATAGGCGACGTGGCCGGCGAGCCGATGCTGGCGCACCGGGCCATGGCCCAGGGTGAAATGGTCGCGGAAATCATCGCGGGCAAGGCGCGGCGCTTTGAGCCGGCTGCAATTGCGGCTGTGTGCTTCACCGACCCGGAAGTGGTCGTGGTCGGCAAGACGCCGGAACAGGCCAGCCAACAAGGCTTGGACTGCATCGTTGCGCAGTTCCCGTTCGCGGCCAACGGGCGGGCGATGAGCCTGGAGTCGAAAAGCGGCTTTGTGCGCGTGGTCGCGCGGCGTGACAACCACCTGATCGTGGGTTGGCAGGCGGTGGGGGTGGCGGTGTCGGAGCTGTCCACGGCGTTTGCCCAATCGCTGGAAATGGGCGCACGGCTGGAGGATGTGGCAGGCACCATTCATGCCCACCCGACGCTGGGCGAGGCTGTGCAAGAGGCCGCACTGCGGGCATTGGGGCACGCGCTGCATATTTGA
- a CDS encoding dihydrolipoamide acetyltransferase family protein → MGTHVIKMPDIGEGIAQVELVEWFVKVGDVIAEDQVVADVMTDKATVEIPSPVSGKVLALGGQPGEVMAVGSELIRIEVEGSGNHVDVPQAKPVEAPTAPVAAQPEPRQAAKPAACAAHANPEAAPIVPRQPGDKPLASPAVRKRALDAGIELRYVHGSGPAGRILHEDLDVFMSKPHNSAGQAPGGYARRTDSEQVQVIGLRRKIAQRMQDAKRRVAHFSYVEEIDVTALEALRQQLNSKYGDSRGKLTLLPFLVRALVVALRDFPQINATYDDEAQVITRHGAVHVGIATQGDNGLMVPVLRHAEAGNLWGNASEITRLATAARNNKASREELSGSTITLTSLGALGGIVSTPVVNTPEVAIVGVNRIVERPMVIDGQIVVRKMMNLSSSFDHRVVDGMDAALFIQAVRGLLEQPACLFVE, encoded by the coding sequence ATGGGCACGCACGTCATCAAGATGCCGGACATTGGCGAAGGCATCGCGCAGGTCGAGTTGGTGGAGTGGTTCGTCAAGGTGGGCGATGTGATCGCCGAAGACCAGGTGGTGGCCGACGTCATGACCGACAAGGCGACCGTGGAAATCCCGTCGCCAGTCAGCGGCAAGGTATTGGCCCTCGGCGGCCAGCCGGGTGAAGTGATGGCGGTCGGCAGCGAGCTGATCCGCATTGAGGTCGAGGGCAGCGGCAACCATGTGGATGTGCCGCAGGCCAAGCCTGTAGAAGCGCCGACTGCGCCCGTGGCAGCCCAGCCTGAGCCTCGGCAAGCAGCCAAACCGGCGGCATGCGCGGCGCATGCCAACCCCGAGGCAGCCCCCATCGTGCCGCGCCAGCCAGGCGACAAGCCGCTGGCCTCGCCAGCCGTGCGCAAGCGCGCGCTGGATGCGGGTATCGAACTGCGTTACGTACATGGCAGCGGCCCGGCCGGGCGCATCCTGCACGAAGACCTCGATGTATTCATGAGTAAACCGCACAACAGCGCTGGCCAGGCACCTGGCGGTTATGCCAGGCGCACCGACAGCGAGCAGGTGCAGGTGATCGGCCTGCGCCGCAAGATCGCCCAGCGTATGCAGGACGCCAAACGCCGGGTGGCGCATTTCAGTTATGTAGAAGAAATCGACGTCACCGCACTGGAAGCGTTGCGCCAGCAACTCAACAGCAAATATGGCGACAGCCGTGGCAAGCTGACCCTGCTGCCATTCCTGGTGCGCGCCCTGGTCGTGGCCTTGCGCGACTTCCCGCAGATCAACGCCACCTACGATGACGAAGCCCAGGTCATCACCCGCCATGGCGCCGTGCACGTGGGCATCGCCACCCAGGGCGACAACGGCCTGATGGTGCCCGTACTGCGTCATGCCGAAGCCGGCAACCTGTGGGGCAACGCCAGCGAGATCACCCGCCTGGCCACGGCCGCCCGCAACAACAAGGCCAGCCGCGAAGAGCTGTCTGGCTCGACCATCACCCTGACCAGCCTTGGCGCATTGGGCGGCATCGTCAGCACGCCGGTGGTGAACACCCCGGAAGTGGCGATCGTCGGCGTCAACCGCATTGTCGAACGGCCCATGGTGATCGACGGCCAGATTGTCGTGCGCAAGATGATGAACCTGTCCAGCTCGTTCGACCACCGCGTGGTCGATGGCATGGATGCCGCGCTGTTCATTCAGGCCGTGCGCGGCCTGCTCGAACAACCCGCCTGCCTGTTCGTGGAGTGA
- a CDS encoding alpha-ketoacid dehydrogenase subunit beta: MNDHNNSINPETAMATSTLTMIQALRSAMDVMLERDDNVVIYGQDVGYFGGVFRCTEGLQAKYGKSRVFDAPISESGIVGTAVGMGAYGLRPVVEIQFADYFYPASDQIVSEMARLRYRSAGEFIAPLTLRMPCGGGIYGGQTHSQSPEAMFTQVCGLRTVMPSNPYDAKGLLIASIECDDPVIFLEPKRLYNGPFDGHHDRPVTPWSKHPQSAVPDGYYTVPLDKAAITRPGNDVTVLTYGTTVYVAQMAAEETGVDAEVIDLRSLWPLDLDTIVESVKKTGRCVVVHEATRTCGFGAELVSLVQEHCFHHLEAPIERVTGWDTPYPHAQEWAYFPGPSRVGAALKRVMEV; encoded by the coding sequence ATGAACGACCACAACAACAGCATCAACCCGGAAACCGCCATGGCTACCTCCACCCTGACCATGATCCAGGCCCTGCGCTCGGCCATGGACGTCATGCTCGAGCGCGACGACAACGTGGTGATCTACGGCCAGGACGTGGGCTACTTCGGCGGCGTGTTCCGCTGCACCGAAGGCCTGCAGGCCAAATACGGCAAATCGCGGGTATTCGACGCGCCCATTTCGGAAAGCGGCATCGTCGGCACAGCCGTCGGCATGGGCGCCTACGGCCTGCGCCCAGTGGTGGAAATCCAGTTCGCCGACTACTTCTACCCCGCCTCCGACCAGATCGTCTCCGAGATGGCCCGCCTGCGTTACCGCTCGGCCGGCGAGTTCATTGCCCCGCTGACCCTGCGCATGCCCTGCGGCGGCGGCATCTACGGCGGCCAGACCCACAGTCAGAGCCCGGAGGCCATGTTCACCCAGGTGTGCGGCCTGCGCACGGTCATGCCATCCAACCCGTATGACGCCAAAGGCCTGCTGATTGCCTCGATCGAGTGCGATGACCCGGTGATCTTCCTGGAGCCCAAGCGCCTGTACAACGGCCCGTTCGACGGCCACCACGACCGCCCGGTGACGCCGTGGTCCAAGCACCCGCAAAGCGCGGTACCCGATGGCTACTACACGGTGCCATTGGACAAGGCTGCCATCACCCGCCCCGGCAACGACGTGACCGTGCTGACTTACGGCACCACCGTTTACGTCGCACAGATGGCGGCGGAAGAAACCGGCGTCGACGCCGAAGTGATCGACCTGCGCAGCCTGTGGCCACTGGACCTGGACACCATTGTCGAGTCGGTGAAAAAGACCGGCCGCTGCGTGGTGGTGCACGAAGCCACCCGCACCTGCGGCTTTGGTGCGGAACTGGTGTCGCTGGTGCAGGAGCACTGCTTCCACCACCTCGAAGCCCCCATCGAGCGCGTCACCGGCTGGGACACCCCCTACCCCCACGCACAGGAATGGGCTTACTTCCCAGGGCCTTCGCGGGTGGGTGCGGCATTGAAACGGGTCATGGAGGTCTGA
- a CDS encoding 3-methyl-2-oxobutanoate dehydrogenase (2-methylpropanoyl-transferring) subunit alpha — translation MNEYAPLRLHVPEPTGRPGCQTDFSYLRLNDAGSVRKPAIDVEATDTADLSYSLIRVLDEHGNAQGPWAEGIDPQILRQGMRAMLKTRIFDSRMVVAQRQKKMSFYMQSLGEEAIGSAQALALNRTDMCFPTYRQQSILMARDVSLVEMICQLLSNERDPLKGRQLPIMYSVREAGFFTISGNLATQFVQAVGWAMASAIKGDTKIASAWIGDGATAESDFHTALTFAHVYRAPVILNVVNNQWAISTFQAIAGGEQTTFAGRGVGCGIASLRVDGNDFVAVYAASRWAAERARRGLGPSLIEWVTYRAGPHSTSDDPSKYRPADDWSHFPLGDPIARLKQHLIKIGHWSEEEHQATTAEFEAAVIAAQKEAEQYGTLANGHIPSAASMFEDVYKDMPDHLRRQRQELGV, via the coding sequence ATGAACGAGTACGCCCCCCTGCGTTTGCATGTGCCCGAGCCTACCGGCCGGCCAGGCTGCCAGACCGATTTTTCCTACCTGCGCCTGAACGACGCAGGTTCTGTTCGTAAGCCCGCCATCGATGTCGAGGCAACCGACACTGCCGACCTGTCCTACAGCCTGATACGCGTGCTCGACGAGCACGGCAACGCTCAAGGCCCCTGGGCTGAAGGCATCGACCCGCAGATTTTGCGCCAAGGCATGCGCGCCATGCTCAAGACGCGCATCTTCGACAGCCGCATGGTGGTTGCCCAGCGCCAGAAGAAGATGTCCTTCTATATGCAGAGCTTGGGCGAGGAAGCCATCGGCAGCGCCCAGGCCCTGGCGCTCAACCGCACCGACATGTGCTTCCCCACCTACCGCCAGCAAAGCATCCTGATGGCCCGCGACGTTTCGCTGGTGGAAATGATCTGCCAGTTGCTGTCCAATGAGCGCGACCCGCTCAAGGGCCGCCAACTGCCGATCATGTACTCGGTACGTGAAGCCGGCTTCTTCACCATCAGCGGCAACCTCGCGACGCAGTTCGTGCAGGCAGTCGGCTGGGCCATGGCCTCGGCCATCAAGGGTGATACCAAGATCGCCTCGGCCTGGATCGGTGACGGCGCCACGGCAGAATCCGACTTCCACACCGCCCTCACCTTCGCCCACGTGTACCGCGCCCCGGTAATCCTCAATGTGGTCAACAACCAATGGGCGATCTCCACCTTCCAGGCCATCGCCGGCGGTGAGCAAACCACCTTCGCCGGCCGTGGCGTGGGTTGCGGCATCGCTTCGTTGCGGGTGGACGGCAACGACTTCGTGGCCGTTTACGCTGCCTCCCGCTGGGCTGCCGAACGTGCCCGCCGCGGCTTGGGCCCAAGCCTGATCGAATGGGTCACCTACCGCGCCGGCCCGCACTCGACTTCGGACGACCCGTCCAAGTACCGCCCCGCCGACGACTGGAGCCACTTCCCGTTGGGCGACCCGATTGCCCGCTTGAAGCAGCACCTGATCAAGATCGGCCACTGGTCCGAAGAAGAGCACCAGGCCACCACCGCCGAATTCGAAGCCGCCGTGATTGCCGCGCAGAAGGAAGCCGAACAGTACGGCACCCTGGCCAACGGCCATATCCCGAGCGCCGCCTCGATGTTCGAGGACGTGTACAAGGACATGCCCGACCACCTGCGTCGCCAGCGCCAGGAACTGGGGGTTTGA
- the bkdR gene encoding Bkd operon transcriptional regulator BkdR translates to MRKLDRTDIGILNSLQDNARITNAELARSVNLSPTPCFNRVKAMEELGVIRQQVTLLSPEVLGLDVNVFIHVSLEKQVEQALHRFEEEIAERPEVMECYLMTGDPDYLLRVLLPSIQALERFLDYLTRLPGVANIRSSFALKQVRYKTALPLPANGMTLRE, encoded by the coding sequence ATGCGCAAACTGGATCGTACGGATATCGGCATTCTCAACAGCCTGCAGGACAACGCCCGCATCACCAACGCCGAGCTGGCGCGTTCGGTGAACCTGTCGCCCACGCCGTGTTTCAACCGGGTCAAGGCCATGGAGGAACTGGGGGTGATTCGTCAGCAGGTGACGTTGCTGTCGCCGGAGGTGCTGGGGCTGGATGTGAACGTGTTTATCCACGTGAGCCTGGAAAAGCAGGTGGAGCAGGCGCTGCATCGTTTTGAGGAAGAGATCGCCGAGCGGCCAGAGGTGATGGAGTGCTACCTGATGACGGGGGACCCGGATTACCTGCTTAGGGTGTTGCTGCCGAGCATCCAGGCGCTGGAGCGGTTTCTGGATTACCTGACGCGGTTGCCGGGGGTGGCGAACATCCGGTCGAGTTTTGCCTTGAAGCAGGTGCGGTACAAGACGGCGTTGCCGTTGCCTGCCAATGGCATGACGTTGAGGGAGTAG